A window of the Isosphaera pallida ATCC 43644 genome harbors these coding sequences:
- a CDS encoding DUF1571 domain-containing protein — MSDSQSVPRPPRAALRRFSYPLAWSSAGLVGGLGLVAFASWAFTPNLEDSNGSNSFATTLPPNPSSSTPTNDSTPAAVPLVWPETIQQGDHAKRLLLAILEEVERRLQSYPGHRAQFKRLERIHGQLGPWQTIELKVLHNPLSVYMKFLEPDDGKEVLYSQGRFDNHLIAHPGGMARLLTPRLKLDPNGPLAMAENRHPITSAGLLNLVRRLIHFRRLDLNHPTSHLRLDRIETPDGQMVFRSCHRHLKRTDQHPYSRSEIWYDSATCLPIRVENHDWPAGIILGHTISSPADLGDPFAIFDAPDNGETLVEIYEYAHLDFETPLTPLDFDPANPAYGFRRF, encoded by the coding sequence ATGTCGGATTCCCAGTCCGTCCCTCGTCCTCCCCGCGCTGCGTTGCGCCGATTTTCCTACCCCCTGGCGTGGAGTTCAGCGGGACTGGTCGGAGGCCTTGGTCTCGTGGCGTTCGCCTCCTGGGCCTTCACGCCCAACCTCGAAGATTCCAACGGTTCCAATTCCTTCGCCACCACCCTCCCGCCCAACCCATCCTCCTCAACCCCGACCAACGACTCAACACCGGCTGCCGTCCCCCTTGTCTGGCCCGAGACCATCCAACAAGGCGACCACGCCAAACGCCTCCTGTTGGCCATTCTTGAAGAAGTCGAACGCCGTCTCCAATCCTACCCGGGCCATCGCGCGCAGTTCAAACGCCTGGAGCGCATTCATGGTCAGCTGGGTCCGTGGCAAACCATCGAACTCAAAGTGCTTCACAATCCTCTCTCGGTTTATATGAAGTTTCTTGAGCCGGATGACGGCAAAGAAGTGCTCTACTCCCAAGGACGGTTCGACAACCACTTGATCGCCCACCCCGGCGGTATGGCCCGCCTTTTGACACCTCGCCTCAAACTCGACCCAAACGGCCCCCTGGCCATGGCCGAGAACCGTCACCCCATCACCTCGGCTGGTCTACTCAACCTGGTCCGACGCCTGATCCACTTTCGCCGGCTCGACCTCAACCACCCCACGTCACATCTCCGGCTCGACCGTATCGAAACCCCTGACGGACAGATGGTGTTTCGTTCATGCCACCGTCATCTCAAGAGAACCGATCAACATCCTTACTCCCGCAGTGAAATCTGGTACGACTCTGCGACCTGCCTCCCCATCCGGGTCGAGAATCACGACTGGCCCGCGGGGATCATTCTGGGCCACACCATTTCATCGCCCGCCGATCTTGGCGACCCGTTCGCCATCTTCGACGCCCCCGACAACGGCGAAACGCTGGTCGAAATCTACGAGTACGCGCATCTCGATTTTGAGACCCCGCTCACCCCTCTTGACTTCGACCCCGCCAACCCTGCTTATGGGTTTCGCCGATTCTGA
- a CDS encoding ABC transporter substrate-binding protein — MPVCLPPRPPRDSSPCPIIPALTALLALVAIAVGPGLDPLASNAQAQTASAASGPLDLITAEPFDELTLIDNVTVRIEPVYPRPLPPFDLEEYRRLQRRNQNLPEAQRVPLPDVKLIISLKEGEVRDFETDRTKIKQLIYFEDRILDEARSRLRARDFARAFELLMRLKRLAPNWEGLDQVYNQLLFEEGVQCARTNQLDRGVRLLFELRSRQPDYPGLRDELANAYRVRISRLLEAEDYAESRRLLEFARSIDPQAPQIAETEQRFLKRAQELAAKARGLTGLAKLDTISQALELWPDLEGGPELFREAFEVAPLLDVLVIDHPRIITPFPTSPPGQRVADLLYRPLLAEASEEAARGQRGDQLAELVEKQEIGRKLLITLRSGLEWSDGRRPVSADDVAMALADLADPTLGGPGNARWARIFERAVILNPRQVELRLARTTFKPEWWLTTRIGPAHSDRSIKDESRVALSRRPPPITNGVFKQTARDLGLLTADAATPPPGTPAPKIARVRETVATDPAEALAALQTGRAVLLEHLPPDLTTEVAQHPRLRLGTYEIPVVHLIALDGRNPVLRNRTLRRGMSLALDRANLMEETILRRPRANREQPADGPFPTVSYANAPPDQVDPLEYDPLLAKMLVAAGKRELAGQTVRLTLEYPALPEVRVVIPRIVEAWAKTGVQVTPLEKPWSDLEERLARGERFDLAYRVTTCRDAMFDAGPILCPGFDAPDSTDALQSVVSPRILQLLLTLEQAGDLPTATQLAQRLDIECRDELAVLPLWQLNRHYAWHQRLLGPQPTMTSLYQGIATWEVQPWNPRER, encoded by the coding sequence ATGCCCGTTTGCTTGCCTCCCAGACCCCCGCGGGACTCAAGCCCTTGCCCGATCATCCCGGCCCTGACGGCCCTGCTCGCCCTCGTCGCAATCGCGGTCGGACCCGGCCTTGACCCGCTGGCCTCCAACGCTCAAGCACAAACCGCCTCGGCCGCCTCCGGTCCCCTCGATCTGATCACCGCTGAACCCTTCGACGAGTTGACACTGATTGACAACGTCACCGTTCGAATTGAACCGGTCTATCCCCGCCCCCTTCCCCCCTTCGACCTCGAGGAATACCGCCGCCTCCAACGCCGCAACCAAAACCTACCCGAAGCCCAACGCGTTCCCCTGCCCGACGTGAAACTCATCATCAGCCTCAAGGAAGGCGAGGTCCGCGATTTCGAGACCGACCGCACCAAGATCAAGCAACTGATCTACTTTGAAGACCGCATCCTCGACGAAGCGCGGAGTCGCCTTCGAGCCCGCGACTTTGCCCGTGCCTTTGAACTCTTGATGAGATTAAAACGGCTCGCGCCCAACTGGGAAGGCTTGGATCAGGTTTACAACCAACTGCTGTTCGAGGAAGGGGTGCAATGCGCCCGCACCAACCAACTTGACCGGGGAGTGCGGCTCCTGTTCGAGCTGCGGTCCCGCCAGCCGGATTACCCCGGTCTGCGCGACGAACTCGCCAACGCCTACCGAGTGCGGATCAGCCGCTTGTTGGAGGCGGAGGACTACGCCGAAAGCCGTCGCCTGCTGGAGTTCGCCCGCTCGATCGACCCCCAGGCCCCTCAGATCGCCGAAACCGAACAACGGTTTCTCAAACGCGCCCAGGAACTCGCCGCCAAAGCGCGGGGACTCACCGGCTTGGCCAAGCTGGACACCATCTCGCAAGCCCTAGAGCTGTGGCCCGACCTGGAGGGAGGACCAGAGCTGTTCCGGGAGGCTTTCGAGGTCGCGCCACTGTTGGACGTGCTGGTGATCGACCACCCCCGAATCATTACCCCGTTTCCGACCTCGCCGCCCGGTCAGCGGGTCGCTGACCTCCTCTATCGGCCTTTGCTGGCCGAAGCCAGCGAGGAAGCCGCCCGCGGCCAACGCGGCGACCAACTCGCCGAACTCGTCGAGAAGCAAGAAATCGGCCGCAAACTGCTCATCACGCTTCGATCCGGCCTGGAATGGTCCGACGGCCGGCGTCCCGTCAGTGCCGACGACGTGGCGATGGCGTTGGCCGATCTTGCTGATCCCACCCTCGGCGGTCCAGGCAATGCCCGCTGGGCGCGGATCTTCGAGCGCGCGGTGATCCTCAACCCCCGTCAGGTCGAACTCCGGTTGGCCCGGACTACCTTCAAGCCGGAATGGTGGCTCACCACCCGGATTGGTCCGGCGCACTCCGACCGTTCCATCAAGGACGAGTCCCGTGTGGCCCTGTCGCGCCGCCCGCCGCCCATCACCAACGGCGTCTTCAAGCAAACCGCCCGCGACCTGGGGCTGCTCACCGCCGACGCCGCCACGCCGCCGCCGGGCACCCCAGCCCCCAAAATCGCCCGGGTGCGGGAAACCGTTGCTACCGACCCCGCCGAAGCCCTTGCCGCCTTGCAAACCGGCCGCGCCGTGCTGCTGGAACACCTCCCTCCCGACCTCACCACCGAAGTGGCCCAACATCCTCGACTTCGCCTGGGCACCTACGAGATTCCGGTGGTCCACCTGATCGCTCTGGACGGTCGCAACCCGGTGCTGCGCAACCGGACCCTGCGGCGCGGCATGTCCCTGGCGTTGGATCGAGCCAACCTCATGGAGGAAACGATCCTCCGGCGTCCCCGCGCCAACCGAGAACAACCAGCCGACGGGCCGTTCCCGACCGTCAGCTACGCCAACGCCCCTCCAGATCAGGTCGATCCCCTCGAATACGACCCACTGCTGGCCAAGATGCTGGTGGCCGCGGGCAAACGGGAACTCGCCGGGCAAACTGTGCGGCTCACCCTGGAATATCCCGCCCTTCCCGAGGTCCGGGTGGTGATCCCCCGGATCGTGGAAGCCTGGGCTAAGACTGGGGTGCAGGTCACGCCCCTGGAAAAACCGTGGTCCGACCTCGAGGAACGCCTGGCTCGCGGCGAACGCTTCGACCTGGCCTACCGCGTAACCACCTGCCGCGACGCGATGTTCGACGCCGGCCCGATCCTCTGCCCCGGCTTCGACGCCCCCGATTCGACCGACGCCCTCCAGTCGGTCGTCAGTCCCCGGATCCTCCAGCTCCTCCTCACGCTAGAACAAGCTGGTGACTTGCCCACCGCCACCCAACTGGCCCAACGTCTCGACATCGAATGCCGCGACGAACTCGCGGTCCTTCCATTGTGGCAACTCAACCGCCACTATGCCTGGCATCAACGTCTGCTAGGGCCCCAACCCACCATGACCAGCCTCTACCAGGGTATCGCCACCTGGGAGGTCCAACCCTGGAACCCCCGCGAACGTTGA
- a CDS encoding dimethylarginine dimethylaminohydrolase family protein, which translates to MVEPIPPVDSRHKARILMCPPDFFGIEYEINPWMNRRVGSDSTRAAEQWRGLHRLLTDLGAEIELLEPVRGLPDLVFTANAGLVYGDLFLSSRFRHAVRQRETPYFDAWFAAHGFTVVTLPEGLYFEGAGDALFCGETLFAGYRHRSDSRSHQKVGELLGVHVLPMELVDPRFYHLDTCFCPLDPETALYHPGAFDEYGRKVITSHVPRLIEAPPEEAASFCCNAVVVGRDVVLNVGAPKVEQALRRAGFTPHATPLGEFLKSGGSAKCLTIRVDGEDAASWRTHPPQLGRTFAAARGATR; encoded by the coding sequence ATGGTCGAGCCGATTCCGCCCGTAGACTCGCGCCACAAAGCCCGCATCCTGATGTGTCCGCCGGACTTTTTTGGGATCGAGTATGAGATCAACCCGTGGATGAACCGCCGGGTGGGTAGCGACTCCACCCGCGCTGCGGAACAGTGGCGGGGGTTACATCGCCTCTTGACCGACCTGGGGGCCGAGATCGAGCTTCTGGAGCCGGTTCGAGGATTGCCCGACCTGGTCTTCACCGCCAACGCGGGCTTGGTCTACGGCGACCTTTTCCTCTCCTCACGGTTCCGCCACGCGGTTCGTCAGAGGGAAACCCCCTACTTCGACGCCTGGTTTGCTGCTCATGGCTTCACGGTGGTCACCCTTCCCGAAGGACTCTACTTCGAGGGGGCCGGCGATGCTCTCTTCTGCGGTGAGACCCTGTTCGCCGGCTATCGCCATCGCAGCGACTCGCGCTCGCACCAGAAAGTTGGCGAGCTTCTGGGTGTTCATGTTCTTCCCATGGAACTGGTTGATCCTCGATTTTATCATCTCGACACCTGCTTTTGTCCGCTTGATCCCGAAACCGCGCTTTACCATCCCGGCGCGTTCGATGAATACGGTCGCAAAGTGATCACTTCGCATGTGCCCCGCTTGATCGAGGCTCCCCCCGAGGAGGCCGCCTCGTTTTGCTGCAACGCGGTGGTAGTGGGCCGCGACGTGGTCCTCAACGTCGGCGCGCCCAAGGTTGAGCAGGCGCTACGGCGAGCCGGCTTTACACCTCACGCGACACCCCTCGGCGAATTCCTCAAATCCGGCGGCAGCGCCAAATGTCTCACCATCCGGGTGGACGGCGAGGACGCCGCTTCCTGGCGAACCCATCCCCCTCAACTCGGCCGGACCTTCGCTGCGGCGCGGGGAGCAACCCGATGA
- the asnS gene encoding asparagine--tRNA ligase — protein sequence MACSHSIHDLLAGRVPFESSVTVQGWIRTRRDSKAGLSFLHVSDGSCFAPIQVVAPANLPNYTTEVVRLTTGCAVIAHGKLVPSQGKGQTHEIQADRIEVVGWVEDPDTYPVSAKHHTFEYLRTVAHLRPRTNTFGAVARVRHCLSMAVHRFFHERGFFWVHTPIITSSDCEGAGEMFKVSTLDLNNPPRDAQGQIDHSQDFFGKPAHLTVSGQLNVEAYCLALSKVYTFGPTFRAENSNTTRHLAEFWMIEPEVAFADLATNADLAEEFLKYLFRAVLEERADDLAFFADRIDKQCVNRLETLTNAQFERMDYAEAIRILEDAQTRKSASFEFPIHWGADLQSEHERYLTETHVGRPVVVMNYPKQIKAFYMRLNDDGRTVAAMDVLAPGIGEIIGGSQREERLDVLDTRLEELNLPKDEYWWYRDLRRYGTVPHAGFGLGFERTILYATGMSNIRDVIPFPRTPGHAEF from the coding sequence ATGGCCTGCTCCCACTCCATCCACGACCTCCTCGCGGGTCGCGTTCCGTTCGAGAGTTCCGTTACAGTGCAGGGTTGGATCCGAACCCGCCGGGACTCCAAGGCCGGTCTCTCGTTCCTTCATGTGTCCGACGGCTCCTGCTTTGCGCCAATTCAAGTGGTCGCCCCGGCCAACCTCCCAAACTACACCACCGAAGTCGTCCGTCTCACCACTGGCTGCGCCGTGATCGCCCACGGCAAACTCGTCCCCTCCCAAGGCAAGGGACAAACCCACGAAATCCAGGCCGATCGGATCGAGGTCGTCGGTTGGGTCGAAGATCCCGACACCTACCCTGTTTCAGCCAAACATCATACGTTTGAATACTTGCGCACCGTCGCCCACCTCCGACCCCGCACCAACACCTTCGGCGCAGTGGCGCGGGTACGTCATTGCCTTTCGATGGCGGTCCACCGCTTCTTCCACGAACGCGGCTTTTTCTGGGTCCACACCCCCATCATCACCTCGTCGGACTGCGAGGGAGCCGGCGAGATGTTCAAAGTCTCGACGCTCGATCTGAACAATCCGCCACGCGACGCCCAAGGCCAGATCGACCACTCCCAGGACTTCTTCGGCAAACCGGCTCATTTGACCGTCTCGGGTCAACTCAACGTTGAAGCCTACTGCCTGGCGCTGTCCAAAGTTTACACATTTGGCCCCACCTTCCGAGCCGAAAACTCCAACACCACCAGACACCTCGCGGAGTTCTGGATGATCGAGCCGGAAGTCGCCTTCGCCGACCTCGCCACCAACGCGGACCTCGCCGAGGAGTTTCTCAAGTACCTCTTCCGCGCGGTGCTGGAGGAACGTGCCGACGACCTGGCCTTCTTCGCCGATCGCATCGACAAGCAATGTGTCAACCGTCTGGAGACACTGACCAACGCCCAATTCGAACGCATGGACTACGCCGAAGCGATTCGCATCCTCGAAGACGCTCAAACTCGCAAGTCGGCCTCCTTCGAATTTCCCATTCACTGGGGAGCCGACCTCCAGTCCGAACATGAACGCTACCTCACCGAGACCCATGTGGGCCGACCCGTGGTGGTCATGAACTACCCCAAACAGATCAAAGCGTTCTACATGCGCCTCAATGACGACGGCCGCACCGTCGCTGCGATGGACGTGTTGGCCCCCGGCATCGGCGAAATCATCGGCGGCTCCCAACGCGAGGAACGGCTCGACGTGCTGGACACGCGACTCGAAGAATTGAACCTCCCCAAGGACGAGTATTGGTGGTACCGCGACCTGAGACGCTACGGTACCGTGCCTCACGCCGGTTTCGGCCTCGGCTTTGAACGAACCATCCTCTACGCCACCGGCATGTCCAACATCCGCGACGTCATCCCCTTCCCCCGCACTCCTGGTCATGCCGAATTTTGA
- a CDS encoding outer membrane protein assembly factor BamB family protein encodes MATIEIHDSRGSVQRLELTPDQVIWFGSDPGCDVKLLGPGVAPYHFRVRSKAGRYRVEVAPEAPEVEVNGRKTRKEKLDRGDEIAYAGTRVFLVQVDTAPVLALDDDPGFADAPPASPSPSASPVVARTASAPAQPQATPTQPTPPTNRRPKNRDEESEEDGWGSLGGLSAQEAVPVARAKAATSLSPLGRLKLGEERPPGQERLLTSPLAIGLAATLALLGAVGYGLKVLNDKNTRDNLFLQAEEAYKTNDFAAAIDFYDQFLAFAPEDERVGRARVQRGMATVQKLTSSGSASWLEALETIQTVHPQIKAIPEFEDARILLAELTLRTASALAERTTRSGKAEDLAVVERAVELHREIAREATAQQIDRLRFQPKLEEAKAAVEKAGIKAQRLAAIERALKDGDPVAAYSQRDDLVRRYPDLASDKAIMALLVEANDLLKTRTKLDTRRVPAQTEEQAHPLNPPLSLVLRDNAEDTKSDTTNPGRVVFAVAEGIAYGLDDATGQPLWQRVVGRDTPFPPVALPGSPASAILFETQSNQLVRVHARDGALIWRQPLGAEIAAPPLVAGNTLIQPTRSGDLVRLSLANGHIVGRLTLGRPLDVTPATDETGRYLYAPANQANLFIVDLDGFTCAEVLYLGHGPGALKTAPVRAGPYLILPENHREDRGRWRVLRIESDGARLTEIQTVDLGGWTWYPPAWSGAVIWSTDDKGGVTAFALGAADQPNPIRKIAELPPEQRAPGAALAVTRSEKEVFVAASRSGQFTVAAELGRLERGWTLETATPPAAPVQLGGGLTDPIVVFTLESTVGTGVDVLGVSSKTGKPLWKTILGAAWPTPLRAGPDGRPSTVDPSGRIIPFEATDLVQGGFRIQPPPPPRPPGSNPENDDPTQPLWSVEPRGTVWIGRRRGDDRRYALLTDQGPAQFLTPPAAPTQPPLPWHDGELVPAAEGRVFFHPANSDEFRACTLVERYDKAQPVVWTRPVPLPGPGEAVLFAEQAGLLRRVVAGEDGLPVVEVAVNLNRPLASDCAAIGQVVLAITNDQTLHVRNAADLEPIAKTPLEAPLAVGPAAITPDLAIVADAAGNLLAYGGDGQRLWTTKLRSEPPVGPPVRLGGDTAESSGLLVVLGRDGVLQRLDPVNGAVVDRIELQLRPAGNLVPSSDPAGLVIPIAPGSLRLLPQP; translated from the coding sequence ATGGCGACCATTGAGATTCACGACAGCCGAGGAAGTGTCCAACGTTTGGAACTCACCCCGGACCAAGTGATCTGGTTCGGCTCGGACCCCGGTTGCGACGTGAAACTACTCGGCCCGGGAGTGGCCCCCTACCACTTCCGGGTCCGTTCCAAAGCAGGCCGTTATCGAGTCGAGGTTGCTCCCGAAGCGCCTGAGGTCGAAGTCAACGGCCGCAAGACTCGCAAAGAGAAGCTTGACCGCGGCGACGAGATCGCCTACGCCGGGACGCGGGTGTTCCTAGTGCAGGTGGACACAGCCCCGGTCCTCGCCCTCGATGACGACCCCGGATTCGCCGACGCGCCGCCCGCGTCGCCGTCACCGTCGGCGTCCCCCGTGGTGGCTCGAACCGCTTCGGCACCCGCTCAACCCCAGGCCACCCCGACCCAACCCACGCCTCCCACCAACCGCCGTCCTAAGAACCGGGACGAAGAGTCCGAAGAGGATGGTTGGGGATCTCTTGGCGGCCTCAGCGCTCAAGAAGCGGTCCCGGTCGCTCGGGCTAAAGCGGCAACCTCCTTGTCGCCTCTGGGGCGGCTCAAACTCGGCGAGGAACGTCCGCCCGGTCAGGAACGCCTTCTGACCTCCCCCCTGGCTATTGGTCTGGCGGCGACCCTAGCGCTTTTGGGAGCGGTCGGCTACGGCCTGAAAGTCCTCAACGACAAGAACACCCGCGACAACCTGTTCCTCCAGGCCGAAGAGGCGTACAAAACCAATGACTTCGCCGCCGCGATTGACTTCTATGACCAATTCCTAGCCTTCGCCCCCGAGGATGAGCGGGTGGGACGTGCCCGGGTGCAACGCGGCATGGCGACCGTTCAAAAATTGACCTCCTCGGGTTCGGCCTCCTGGCTCGAAGCGCTGGAGACAATCCAAACCGTCCATCCCCAAATCAAGGCGATCCCCGAATTCGAAGACGCCCGAATCCTATTGGCGGAATTGACCTTGCGCACCGCGTCGGCCCTGGCCGAGCGGACCACCCGCTCCGGTAAGGCCGAGGATCTCGCCGTGGTCGAACGGGCCGTCGAACTGCACCGCGAGATCGCCCGCGAGGCGACCGCCCAGCAGATCGATCGCCTGCGGTTCCAACCCAAGTTGGAAGAGGCCAAAGCCGCCGTCGAGAAAGCCGGGATCAAGGCCCAACGTCTGGCGGCCATCGAACGCGCCCTCAAAGACGGCGACCCCGTGGCTGCTTACTCCCAGCGGGACGATCTGGTGCGACGCTACCCGGACCTCGCCTCCGACAAGGCGATCATGGCCCTTTTGGTCGAGGCCAACGACCTACTCAAGACCCGTACCAAGCTCGACACCCGCCGCGTTCCCGCCCAAACCGAGGAGCAGGCCCACCCACTCAACCCGCCTCTGAGCCTGGTGCTGCGCGACAATGCCGAGGACACCAAGTCCGACACCACCAACCCCGGCCGGGTCGTCTTCGCAGTGGCCGAGGGAATCGCTTACGGCCTGGATGACGCCACCGGCCAGCCGCTTTGGCAACGGGTCGTGGGTCGAGACACCCCGTTCCCCCCGGTCGCCCTGCCCGGCTCCCCTGCCTCCGCCATCCTGTTCGAGACGCAATCCAACCAGTTGGTCCGTGTCCATGCGCGGGACGGCGCGCTGATCTGGCGGCAGCCCCTAGGCGCGGAAATCGCCGCTCCACCTCTGGTGGCGGGCAACACCCTGATTCAACCCACCCGCTCGGGTGACCTCGTGCGCCTCAGTCTGGCTAACGGACACATCGTCGGTCGTCTCACCCTAGGACGTCCGCTGGACGTGACCCCCGCCACCGACGAAACAGGCCGCTATCTGTACGCGCCCGCCAACCAGGCCAATCTGTTCATCGTCGATCTCGACGGGTTCACCTGCGCTGAAGTCCTCTACCTGGGACACGGTCCCGGCGCGCTCAAAACCGCCCCGGTTCGAGCTGGCCCTTATCTGATCCTGCCCGAAAACCATCGTGAGGACCGCGGACGCTGGCGAGTTCTCCGCATCGAGTCCGACGGAGCGCGGCTCACCGAAATCCAAACAGTCGATCTGGGCGGCTGGACTTGGTACCCCCCCGCTTGGTCCGGCGCAGTGATCTGGTCCACCGACGACAAAGGCGGCGTGACCGCCTTCGCCCTCGGCGCGGCCGACCAGCCCAATCCGATCCGTAAAATCGCCGAACTGCCCCCCGAACAACGGGCCCCCGGCGCGGCGTTGGCGGTGACCCGCTCCGAAAAAGAGGTGTTTGTGGCAGCGAGTCGCTCTGGTCAATTCACGGTGGCGGCCGAACTCGGCCGGCTAGAACGAGGCTGGACGCTGGAGACCGCCACCCCGCCGGCGGCTCCCGTTCAACTCGGTGGCGGTTTGACCGACCCCATCGTCGTCTTCACCCTGGAATCGACCGTAGGCACCGGTGTAGATGTTCTAGGGGTCTCCTCCAAAACCGGGAAACCCCTTTGGAAGACCATCCTGGGAGCCGCTTGGCCGACTCCCTTGCGCGCAGGTCCCGATGGACGCCCCAGCACCGTGGATCCCTCGGGACGCATCATCCCCTTCGAGGCAACCGACCTGGTGCAAGGCGGCTTCCGCATCCAACCGCCACCGCCCCCTCGCCCACCAGGTTCCAATCCTGAGAACGACGATCCCACCCAACCGCTTTGGAGCGTCGAGCCCCGAGGCACGGTCTGGATCGGTCGGCGTCGAGGCGACGATCGCCGTTACGCCCTCCTGACCGATCAGGGACCAGCTCAATTCCTTACCCCCCCCGCCGCCCCCACTCAACCCCCCCTCCCCTGGCACGACGGCGAACTCGTGCCCGCGGCCGAAGGACGAGTCTTCTTTCACCCGGCCAACAGCGACGAATTCCGAGCCTGCACGTTGGTCGAACGTTACGACAAGGCGCAACCCGTGGTCTGGACCCGCCCGGTGCCTTTGCCCGGCCCTGGCGAGGCGGTCCTGTTCGCCGAACAGGCCGGGCTGCTGCGTCGAGTCGTCGCCGGCGAGGACGGCCTGCCCGTCGTGGAGGTGGCAGTCAACCTCAACCGCCCCCTGGCCAGCGACTGCGCTGCGATTGGCCAAGTGGTTTTGGCCATCACCAACGACCAAACCCTCCATGTTCGCAACGCGGCCGACCTCGAACCGATCGCCAAGACCCCCCTGGAAGCCCCGCTCGCGGTCGGCCCCGCGGCCATCACCCCCGACCTGGCGATTGTGGCCGACGCCGCCGGCAATTTGCTGGCCTACGGCGGCGACGGCCAACGCCTCTGGACCACCAAGCTTCGCTCCGAACCGCCGGTTGGTCCCCCCGTTCGACTGGGCGGCGACACCGCCGAGTCCTCCGGCCTCTTGGTGGTTCTCGGACGCGACGGCGTTCTGCAGCGTCTCGACCCCGTCAACGGTGCGGTCGTCGATCGAATCGAACTCCAACTCCGACCCGCCGGCAACCTCGTTCCCTCGTCCGACCCTGCCGGACTGGTCATTCCCATCGCCCCTGGATCGCTTCGGCTGCTGCCCCAACCCTAA
- a CDS encoding SixA phosphatase family protein produces the protein MTQPHDANPPHDSSALSPGSSWSRLVLVRHGIAQERERPDLDDDYRALTDRGARRVIEAAHGLARLKVKPRLILTSPLIRSRQTAELIAQVLGRRDRVAVVEWLKPQVEPRDLAGALNAQEVETLLAVGHNPNLSLCLRFLTQPEAEPAATTPLAMLGKASAAYLVRRPSHGPAQLKWLVSARMLRILGR, from the coding sequence ATGACCCAACCCCACGACGCCAACCCGCCCCACGACAGCTCGGCCCTTTCACCCGGCTCCAGTTGGTCGCGTCTGGTCTTAGTGCGACACGGGATTGCTCAGGAACGCGAGCGTCCCGACCTCGACGATGACTATCGAGCTTTGACCGACCGAGGCGCGCGTCGAGTGATCGAAGCGGCTCACGGTTTGGCTCGACTCAAGGTCAAGCCTCGGCTCATCCTAACCAGTCCCCTGATTCGTAGTCGTCAGACCGCCGAGTTGATCGCCCAAGTGCTCGGTCGTCGAGATCGAGTCGCGGTGGTCGAATGGCTCAAACCCCAGGTCGAGCCTCGTGACTTGGCGGGGGCTTTGAACGCTCAGGAGGTCGAGACGTTGCTGGCGGTGGGCCACAACCCCAACCTCTCGCTCTGCCTGCGATTCCTGACCCAACCGGAGGCTGAACCCGCCGCCACAACTCCTCTGGCGATGTTGGGCAAGGCGTCGGCCGCCTACCTGGTCCGTCGCCCATCTCACGGTCCCGCGCAGCTCAAATGGCTTGTCTCCGCGCGGATGCTCCGCATTCTGGGTCGTTGA